The following coding sequences are from one Paenibacillus sp. FSL R5-0912 window:
- a CDS encoding beta-ketoacyl synthase N-terminal-like domain-containing protein has protein sequence MSNGETIKDILQQIKDHKLEAREGLRRIHELKQRGDAVSGAEQTLSPEAVEQQVKDVLCRVVKLQPEELSYELSFKEMGIDSISSVEIVRDLNEALHIQLDGIVLYDYPTIPELARYMVDEIQKNSGAMPEKGINPNAVNANPQEQIHEPVQSQRLNHRYEYMNDLIDQFSTNKPAAAPVKPKAPMKEPATRSLKPLTGRQTKEEQAPAPQAPFSAGQPASGAPKLTLKTGAAPIAPAASSTEATGKIKLGFAASRPAEEPVKIMPEAPPGVSVDQATAAAAEGIAIVGLSGRFPGAASARELWRNLRDGVASTGEIPASRFDIQAWYDEDRKADQKTYCTVAGLLDHVDEFDPLFFNISPKEAEIMDPQQRIFLEEAWKALEDAGYSDQAVQDTRCGVFVGCAPSDYTKHLEANRLSNTADAFTGTSSSILAARISYFLNLKGPSISIDTACSSSLVAVHQACVSLWNEECDMALAGGIRLMITPDSMVQSSQMEILSAQGVCRPFDQEADGTLLSEGVGVVVLKPLKQALENRDHIYGVIRGSGVNQDGRTNGITAPSVNSQIQLEKRVYEKFRIDPAEINYVEAHGTGTALGDPIEVKALTEAFREFTQDSQYCALGSVKANIGHATMAAGVAGMIKILLSLKNRQIPPLIHYNRLNEKIRLDESPFYINTELVDWPENKRGSRMAAISGFGFSGTNCHIVIEEYRRGS, from the coding sequence ATGAGTAACGGCGAGACGATCAAGGACATATTGCAGCAGATCAAGGACCATAAGCTGGAGGCCCGCGAAGGTCTGAGACGCATCCATGAGCTGAAGCAACGGGGAGATGCGGTTTCCGGTGCAGAGCAGACCCTCTCTCCGGAAGCCGTGGAGCAGCAGGTCAAGGATGTGCTGTGCCGGGTAGTGAAGCTCCAGCCGGAGGAGCTGAGCTATGAGCTTTCTTTTAAGGAAATGGGCATTGATTCGATCAGCAGTGTGGAAATTGTCCGGGATCTGAATGAAGCGCTGCATATCCAGCTTGACGGCATCGTGCTCTATGATTATCCGACCATTCCCGAGCTGGCCCGGTATATGGTAGATGAGATTCAGAAGAACAGCGGCGCAATGCCGGAGAAGGGAATAAATCCCAATGCTGTGAATGCGAACCCGCAAGAGCAGATACACGAACCTGTCCAATCCCAACGCTTAAACCACAGATATGAATATATGAACGATCTAATCGACCAATTCTCGACAAACAAACCGGCAGCAGCGCCGGTCAAACCGAAAGCGCCAATGAAGGAGCCAGCCACACGATCCCTGAAGCCACTAACCGGGCGTCAGACCAAGGAGGAACAAGCACCTGCGCCGCAGGCTCCCTTTTCCGCTGGACAACCGGCCTCTGGAGCGCCCAAGCTGACACTGAAAACCGGCGCAGCCCCCATAGCTCCCGCAGCTTCAAGTACAGAGGCTACAGGTAAAATCAAACTGGGCTTTGCCGCCTCCCGCCCTGCGGAAGAACCGGTAAAGATCATGCCGGAAGCTCCACCAGGAGTTTCCGTTGACCAAGCCACAGCCGCTGCGGCAGAAGGCATTGCGATTGTCGGGTTATCAGGCAGGTTTCCCGGTGCCGCTTCGGCAAGAGAGCTGTGGCGTAATCTCCGAGACGGCGTAGCCAGCACGGGAGAAATTCCCGCCAGCCGGTTCGATATTCAGGCATGGTATGACGAAGACCGGAAGGCGGATCAGAAAACCTATTGCACGGTTGCCGGACTGCTTGACCATGTGGATGAATTCGATCCGTTGTTTTTCAATATATCTCCTAAAGAAGCGGAGATTATGGACCCGCAGCAGCGGATTTTTCTGGAGGAGGCCTGGAAGGCGCTGGAGGATGCCGGATATTCCGACCAGGCGGTGCAGGATACCCGCTGCGGCGTATTTGTCGGCTGTGCACCAAGCGATTATACCAAGCATCTGGAAGCGAACCGTCTAAGCAATACCGCAGATGCGTTTACCGGGACTTCTTCGTCGATTCTGGCTGCGCGAATCTCGTATTTTCTCAATCTGAAAGGCCCGAGCATTTCAATAGATACCGCCTGTTCCTCGTCGCTGGTTGCCGTACACCAGGCATGTGTCAGCCTCTGGAATGAGGAATGCGACATGGCGCTGGCCGGAGGCATCCGGTTGATGATTACCCCGGACAGCATGGTGCAGAGCAGTCAGATGGAGATTCTGTCAGCGCAGGGCGTATGCAGACCCTTCGATCAGGAAGCAGACGGAACCTTGCTGAGCGAGGGCGTAGGGGTCGTGGTGCTGAAGCCGCTGAAGCAGGCGCTGGAGAACAGGGATCATATCTATGGTGTAATCCGCGGCTCAGGTGTGAATCAGGACGGCCGGACCAATGGCATTACCGCACCTAGCGTGAACTCGCAGATTCAATTGGAGAAAAGGGTGTATGAGAAGTTCCGCATCGATCCGGCCGAGATCAACTATGTCGAAGCGCATGGAACGGGCACCGCTTTGGGTGATCCCATCGAAGTAAAGGCCCTGACCGAAGCGTTCCGCGAATTTACACAGGACAGCCAGTATTGCGCGCTTGGGTCCGTCAAAGCCAATATCGGACATGCCACAATGGCCGCCGGTGTCGCCGGAATGATCAAAATCCTGCTGTCCCTGAAAAACAGACAAATCCCGCCGCTGATCCACTATAACCGGCTTAATGAGAAGATCAGGCTGGACGAAAGCCCCTTCTACATCAACACCGAGCTGGTAGATTGGCCGGAGAACAAACGGGGCTCCAGAATGGCTGCAATCAGCGGGTTTGGCTTCAGTGGCACGAACTGCCATATCGTCATCGAAGAATACCGCAGGGGAAGCTAG
- a CDS encoding SDR family NAD(P)-dependent oxidoreductase: MDALNGVKFSTVIKNSNYIVRDHRVHGVRIMPGVTLLDMIYRFLQTKGINLRDIELRKVLFSEPVSTSGQYDKKIQISFTKKADGYEVVAQSRKVKEHELLESTWDENLRCELHLSPARTGERKSIDIQQIKSLSHRIEDMDHAYSYVRRIDIRHLEFMKGLGKLYYGNQRILAEITLGELAREYMDHFYMHPCYLDAATLVQGFVVLQELDFSREIQASIPMFIESFRSYEPMKERIYVYIKDEGYPDGDIKDLMYFDIEVYNGQGQEIASFRRWGLKKIRSRELISGPQKVQSPAASPLASSAPAKLEPVQVKVQAPLARKGDPAEEGMRKAAVTASLKRLVSSLSGRDEAELRTDEGFYNQGLNSQHLLDIVKRLEEKLGSPLYPTLLFEYATLEELSQYILREHSESFFNCDTAAGDVHQSAKPEPSAAAIHAYTSAWINSPLTEHSESGYPVQQEQVLVLCGQQDELLSLAGMEAGNRYTYVLPGEQFAAAEAGIYRMNFNREDDYKQLADELQLADRIPTVLVNSLNCGGRKQGGLPESEQQVIPMFYILRELLRSRIKSAVKVLYFFDQEGAAAHPGDAAMEGFLHCIQSETDKVAYKCIGLDAENRRQLGTIFQDELYRGWDSGRRVVYEQDIRRIQTYRKAGHVAGGGKTAIRGNQVYLITGGAGGIGQKLAAHVLQQGGTAILCGRAANLPEEAAAGLGAHQRLDYVACDVTDRTSVERLHAFVKEKYGELDGIFHCAGLTRDSLLVHKDSDELRQVLRVKAEGTANLDEVFKGEPLTFFAAFSSVAGILGNPSQSDYAYANLYMDAYIQQRELWRAQGLRSGKSLSVKWPLWREGGMKGDEHTELALKHRFGISLLETSAGIEALEWALQREETLLLMVPGEESRIDAVLVRDGEWKEELHKEKAATQPEMAPNPIPRSAGSTEEDDLAIIGISGRFPGADNLPEYWELLKAGRDAVSEIDPQRWSYEEQQQIARESWGKESSRWGGFLRDVDKFDSLLFNVAPYQAVLMDPHERVFLELAWEAFEDGGYIRSALKGQKIGVFAGAMWMQYQLYNTSRQVSTSTLSSIANRVSYYFGLTGPSLGIDTMCSSSMTALHMACQSVKNQDCAMALVGGVNLSVHPDKYLLLSQGNFASSDGRCRSFGEGGDGYVPAEAAGAILIKPLKQAERDHDRIYAVIKGSAINHGGEASGFTVPNQRAQEEAVSEAIRRSGIDAVTINYIEAHGTGTSLGDPIEIKALMNAFAPHKDEAFSCAIGSVKSNIGHAEAAAGISSIAKVLLQMQHGQLVPSIHSERINPHIRLGDSGFYIQQKLEPWKPVTRTANGRTTVYPRRAGISAFGAGGSNAHVILEQYTGSRSSGNQDQQNVDNDPYIFILSAQTPERLQAYARRMKAFMEQRTTKGHGSHKDMIAALQEVIAQMLDLPVTGIGQDHSLEELGLGPVEFIQLCDRLLGSFGIQANASAVSGDLTVEELSSQLVYGVAGLEGHEAAEVRAGAVQELSLPGLSYTLQVAREPMKHRLAVVYRTLSELLVTIGDYLEQRASAQLFTSEAGVAAQGQASKAKMQSHVQIQANPYTLRDAERLAQAWAEGAAIDWRTLYGNDAPELLSLPHYPFARKSYWIEPINPSQLITTIQEYAEPAPTAGFAALEAFPAYAGNEVMLEHVEGGVAIIRIQDAMHNNTFTHEVIQGLTHCFQAAQQDEQIKAIVVAGNDRIFSMGGTQEQLLDISDSKLSFTDAPILYRGMLECPIPVISAMEGHASGGGLLFGLYADIVVMAEESLYSAAFAKYGFTPGMGATFILQDKLGKNLAVEMMFTAKMYSGEQLKSRSASVIFRAKDKVLQEAVSIARLIAEKPRTTVSVLKQELSSRVLDSLLQCVERENEMHRITFTTSEVKAKIRHLYRAAEPVGNEREAVTAAPLSAPEDKGNKATLLTGGILVHAGLTDHTGSTGFDSSTDSAGSSPSIHTAGAGRNIKDELTRIIANRIQLDETELDEDMNFKDMGVDSISGVEIVRDLNESFSLQLDTIDIYDYYTLNLLAAHIGRKHGPLSLAPEADVPGVLAVSGTSSVNQEDRDLLELLSRLNEDELDVDEVAQFLEVYYE; encoded by the coding sequence ATGGACGCTTTAAACGGTGTGAAGTTCAGTACAGTAATTAAAAACAGCAATTATATCGTCAGAGATCATCGGGTTCACGGTGTACGGATCATGCCGGGTGTGACGCTGCTTGACATGATCTACCGGTTCCTGCAGACCAAGGGCATCAACCTGCGGGATATCGAGCTGCGTAAGGTTCTGTTCAGCGAGCCGGTCTCCACCAGCGGACAATACGATAAAAAAATCCAAATCTCGTTCACCAAGAAAGCGGACGGATACGAGGTCGTGGCGCAGAGCCGGAAGGTTAAGGAGCACGAGCTCCTGGAAAGTACCTGGGATGAAAACCTGCGCTGTGAGCTGCATTTGTCCCCTGCGCGCACCGGCGAGCGGAAATCAATCGACATTCAGCAGATTAAAAGTCTGAGTCATCGCATAGAAGATATGGACCATGCCTACAGCTATGTGCGGAGAATTGATATCCGCCATCTGGAATTTATGAAGGGCCTGGGGAAGCTGTATTACGGCAATCAGCGTATCCTGGCTGAGATTACCCTGGGCGAGCTGGCGAGGGAATATATGGACCATTTCTACATGCACCCTTGTTATCTGGATGCGGCAACGCTGGTTCAGGGATTCGTCGTACTGCAGGAGCTGGATTTCTCCAGGGAGATTCAGGCTTCCATTCCGATGTTCATCGAATCCTTCCGTTCCTATGAACCGATGAAGGAGCGGATCTATGTCTATATCAAGGATGAGGGTTATCCGGATGGAGACATCAAGGACCTGATGTATTTCGATATCGAGGTGTATAACGGGCAAGGACAGGAGATTGCCAGCTTCAGACGCTGGGGTCTGAAGAAGATCCGCTCCAGGGAACTGATCAGCGGGCCTCAGAAGGTTCAATCTCCAGCTGCTTCCCCACTGGCTTCGTCCGCACCTGCTAAGCTGGAGCCGGTCCAAGTCAAAGTCCAAGCTCCGCTGGCCCGTAAAGGAGATCCGGCGGAAGAAGGTATGCGCAAGGCTGCCGTCACCGCTTCTTTGAAGCGGCTGGTAAGCAGTCTGTCCGGAAGGGATGAAGCTGAGCTGCGGACCGATGAGGGCTTTTACAATCAAGGGCTGAACTCACAGCATTTGCTGGACATCGTCAAGCGGCTGGAAGAGAAGCTGGGAAGCCCTCTCTACCCAACGCTGCTGTTTGAATACGCCACGCTGGAGGAGTTAAGCCAGTATATTCTCCGGGAGCATAGCGAGTCATTTTTTAACTGCGATACAGCGGCTGGCGATGTGCATCAATCGGCCAAGCCGGAACCGTCCGCTGCGGCCATTCACGCCTATACGTCTGCTTGGATCAACAGCCCGCTAACAGAGCATAGCGAGTCTGGATACCCTGTGCAGCAGGAGCAGGTACTGGTCTTATGCGGGCAGCAGGATGAACTGCTGTCTCTGGCTGGAATGGAGGCAGGCAATCGCTACACCTACGTGCTTCCGGGAGAGCAATTTGCCGCAGCAGAAGCCGGCATTTACCGCATGAACTTTAACCGCGAGGATGATTACAAGCAATTGGCAGATGAATTACAGCTAGCGGACCGCATTCCCACAGTTCTGGTCAACAGCCTGAATTGCGGCGGGCGGAAGCAGGGCGGTCTGCCGGAGTCCGAGCAGCAGGTGATTCCCATGTTCTATATCCTGCGGGAGCTGCTGAGAAGCAGAATTAAATCGGCAGTAAAGGTGCTGTATTTCTTCGATCAAGAGGGGGCTGCCGCTCATCCGGGCGATGCAGCGATGGAGGGATTCCTGCACTGCATCCAATCCGAAACGGATAAGGTGGCTTATAAATGTATCGGCCTGGATGCGGAGAACCGCAGGCAGCTCGGGACTATTTTCCAAGATGAACTCTACAGGGGCTGGGATAGCGGACGCCGTGTGGTGTATGAGCAGGACATACGGAGAATACAGACCTACCGTAAGGCAGGACACGTAGCTGGCGGAGGTAAAACGGCCATTCGCGGCAATCAGGTCTACTTGATTACAGGGGGAGCCGGAGGCATTGGGCAGAAGCTGGCAGCCCATGTTCTGCAGCAAGGCGGGACAGCCATTCTCTGCGGCAGAGCTGCCAATCTGCCGGAAGAAGCTGCAGCCGGGTTAGGCGCGCATCAGCGTCTGGATTATGTGGCTTGTGATGTAACGGACCGGACATCGGTCGAGCGCCTGCATGCTTTTGTGAAGGAGAAATATGGGGAACTGGACGGAATCTTTCACTGTGCGGGACTTACACGCGATTCGTTACTCGTGCATAAGGACAGTGATGAGCTGCGTCAGGTGCTGCGGGTGAAGGCGGAGGGGACGGCCAATCTCGATGAAGTGTTCAAGGGGGAGCCGCTCACGTTTTTTGCCGCATTTTCCTCCGTGGCGGGAATTCTGGGCAATCCAAGTCAAAGTGATTATGCGTATGCCAATTTATATATGGACGCCTATATACAGCAAAGAGAACTCTGGAGAGCGCAGGGGCTGAGAAGCGGCAAATCCCTGTCCGTCAAGTGGCCTCTCTGGCGCGAGGGCGGTATGAAAGGAGACGAACATACAGAGCTTGCGCTAAAACACAGATTTGGCATCTCGCTCCTGGAGACTTCCGCAGGGATAGAGGCGCTGGAATGGGCGCTGCAGCGGGAAGAAACCCTATTGCTCATGGTTCCGGGGGAAGAAAGCAGGATTGATGCTGTCTTGGTCCGGGACGGGGAGTGGAAGGAGGAGTTACATAAGGAAAAGGCGGCCACGCAGCCTGAGATGGCTCCCAATCCGATTCCCCGTTCTGCCGGAAGTACAGAAGAGGATGACCTCGCGATTATCGGAATCAGCGGGAGATTTCCGGGTGCGGACAATCTGCCGGAGTATTGGGAGCTGCTCAAGGCAGGACGGGACGCCGTATCGGAGATCGATCCGCAGAGGTGGAGTTATGAGGAGCAGCAGCAGATTGCCCGGGAGAGCTGGGGCAAGGAGAGCTCCCGGTGGGGCGGCTTCCTCCGCGATGTGGACAAGTTCGATTCACTGCTGTTCAATGTGGCACCTTATCAAGCCGTGCTGATGGACCCGCATGAGCGGGTGTTTCTGGAGCTGGCCTGGGAAGCATTCGAGGATGGCGGGTATATCCGGTCTGCGCTCAAAGGTCAAAAGATAGGCGTATTCGCTGGAGCCATGTGGATGCAGTACCAGCTCTACAACACCAGCCGGCAGGTCTCCACATCGACCCTCTCGTCGATTGCCAACCGGGTCTCATATTATTTTGGACTGACCGGACCTTCGCTGGGCATTGATACCATGTGTTCCTCCTCGATGACGGCGCTGCACATGGCCTGTCAAAGTGTGAAGAATCAGGATTGTGCCATGGCCCTGGTTGGAGGGGTTAATCTCTCCGTGCACCCGGATAAGTACCTTCTGTTGTCCCAGGGGAATTTCGCTTCCTCAGATGGCCGATGCCGCAGCTTCGGCGAAGGCGGAGATGGTTACGTGCCCGCCGAGGCAGCGGGCGCAATTCTGATCAAGCCGCTGAAGCAGGCAGAGCGGGACCATGACCGGATCTATGCAGTCATCAAAGGCAGCGCCATTAATCATGGCGGGGAGGCCAGCGGGTTCACGGTTCCCAATCAGCGGGCGCAGGAGGAAGCCGTGTCCGAAGCGATCCGCAGAAGCGGCATCGATGCTGTCACCATCAATTATATCGAAGCGCATGGCACCGGGACCTCGCTGGGCGATCCCATTGAGATCAAGGCACTGATGAATGCTTTTGCTCCCCATAAGGACGAAGCCTTCAGCTGTGCCATCGGTTCAGTCAAGTCCAATATCGGCCATGCCGAAGCGGCTGCAGGCATATCCTCCATCGCCAAGGTGCTTCTGCAGATGCAGCACGGGCAGCTTGTGCCTTCAATTCATTCTGAACGAATTAACCCGCATATCCGGCTTGGCGATTCGGGCTTTTATATTCAGCAGAAGCTGGAGCCGTGGAAGCCGGTCACCCGTACCGCAAACGGGCGGACAACGGTGTACCCGAGACGCGCCGGCATTAGTGCTTTTGGTGCGGGAGGTTCTAACGCCCATGTCATTCTAGAGCAATATACCGGCAGCAGAAGCAGCGGGAATCAGGATCAGCAGAATGTTGATAATGATCCGTATATCTTCATATTATCCGCGCAGACCCCTGAACGGCTGCAGGCCTATGCCCGGCGGATGAAAGCTTTTATGGAACAAAGAACAACAAAGGGCCACGGTAGTCACAAGGACATGATAGCTGCCCTTCAAGAGGTCATTGCTCAAATGCTAGACCTTCCGGTCACCGGGATCGGACAGGATCACTCTCTGGAGGAGCTGGGCCTCGGGCCTGTTGAATTCATCCAGTTGTGCGACAGGCTCCTGGGGAGCTTTGGCATCCAGGCAAACGCTTCTGCCGTAAGCGGTGACTTAACAGTGGAAGAGCTCAGCAGTCAGCTTGTATACGGAGTTGCAGGGTTGGAAGGGCATGAGGCTGCTGAAGTCAGGGCCGGGGCTGTGCAGGAACTGTCGTTGCCGGGGCTCAGCTATACACTTCAGGTAGCCCGGGAACCCATGAAGCACCGGCTGGCTGTCGTGTACCGTACACTCAGTGAACTGCTGGTGACGATCGGGGATTATTTGGAGCAGCGGGCATCCGCTCAACTGTTCACGTCAGAGGCAGGTGTGGCTGCACAAGGGCAGGCAAGCAAGGCGAAAATGCAGAGCCATGTACAAATCCAGGCTAATCCGTATACGCTGCGCGATGCTGAACGCCTGGCCCAGGCATGGGCGGAAGGCGCAGCTATAGACTGGCGGACATTATACGGGAATGACGCACCTGAGCTTCTTTCGCTGCCGCATTATCCGTTTGCCCGTAAAAGCTATTGGATCGAACCGATCAACCCTTCACAACTAATTACAACTATACAAGAGTATGCAGAACCCGCTCCAACTGCCGGATTCGCAGCGCTTGAGGCATTTCCGGCGTATGCGGGAAATGAAGTTATGCTGGAGCATGTGGAGGGCGGCGTCGCTATCATTCGGATTCAGGACGCGATGCATAACAATACGTTTACCCACGAGGTTATACAAGGGCTTACCCATTGCTTCCAGGCCGCACAACAGGATGAGCAGATCAAGGCGATTGTGGTTGCCGGGAATGACCGGATCTTCTCCATGGGCGGAACCCAGGAGCAGCTGCTGGATATTTCCGACTCGAAGCTGAGCTTTACAGATGCGCCGATTTTGTACAGGGGTATGCTGGAGTGCCCTATCCCTGTGATCTCTGCAATGGAAGGCCATGCTTCCGGCGGCGGCCTGCTGTTCGGACTGTATGCGGATATAGTGGTTATGGCTGAGGAGAGCTTGTATTCCGCTGCTTTTGCCAAATACGGCTTCACTCCGGGGATGGGCGCAACCTTCATTCTGCAGGACAAGCTGGGGAAGAATCTCGCTGTTGAGATGATGTTCACAGCCAAAATGTATTCCGGCGAACAGCTCAAAAGCAGATCAGCCTCCGTCATCTTCCGGGCAAAGGACAAGGTGCTGCAAGAGGCGGTGTCGATTGCCCGGCTGATAGCCGAGAAGCCGAGAACCACGGTCAGTGTGCTGAAGCAGGAGCTGTCCAGCCGGGTGCTGGATTCATTACTGCAATGCGTGGAACGTGAGAATGAAATGCACCGGATTACCTTCACCACCTCAGAGGTCAAAGCAAAGATCCGCCACTTATACCGGGCCGCGGAACCCGTGGGGAATGAGCGGGAAGCTGTAACGGCAGCACCCCTGTCTGCACCTGAAGATAAAGGAAACAAGGCAACCCTGCTGACCGGGGGGATATTGGTGCATGCCGGTTTAACGGATCATACCGGTTCAACAGGTTTTGACAGTTCAACAGATTCTGCTGGCTCCAGTCCTTCCATACACACTGCAGGAGCCGGACGGAACATCAAGGACGAGCTAACCCGGATCATCGCTAACCGGATACAACTGGATGAAACGGAACTGGACGAGGATATGAATTTCAAGGATATGGGTGTGGATTCCATCAGCGGCGTCGAGATTGTACGCGATCTGAATGAGAGCTTCAGCCTGCAGCTCGATACCATCGATATTTATGATTACTACACCCTTAACCTTCTGGCAGCGCATATCGGGCGTAAGCATGGACCCCTGTCCCTGGCTCCAGAAGCGGATGTACCGGGAGTATTGGCAGTCTCAGGAACATCATCGGTTAACCAGGAGGACCGTGATCTGCTGGAGCTGTTGTCCAGGCTGAACGAGGATGAGCTGGATGTGGACGAAGTAGCCCAGTTTTTGGAGGTGTACTATGAGTAA